One window of the Suricata suricatta isolate VVHF042 chromosome 7, meerkat_22Aug2017_6uvM2_HiC, whole genome shotgun sequence genome contains the following:
- the TJAP1 gene encoding tight junction-associated protein 1 isoform X1 — MTTAAPAKKPYRKAPPEHRELRLEAPGSRLEQEEPLTDAERMKLLQQENEELRRRLASATRRTEALERELEIGQDCLELELGQSREELDKFKDKFRRLQNSYTASQRTNQELEDKLHTLASLSHSWIFAIKKAEMDRKTLDWEIVELTNKLLDAKNTINKLEELNERYRLDCNLAVQLLKCNKSHFRNHKFADLPCELQDMVRKHLHSGQEAASPGPAPSLMPGAVVPTSVIARVLEKPESLLLNSAQSGSAGRPLAEDVFVHVDMSGGVPGDPASPPALGSPTLQPNGECRSLGTAGGSPEEELPLPAFEKLSPYPTPSPPHPLYPGRKVIEFSEDKVRIPRNSPLPNCTYATRQAISLSLVEEGGERARPSPVPSCPASAQASPHHEPSPVPPVLSAPTSSASSEEDLLASWQRAFVDRAPPPAAVAQRTAFGRDALPDLQRHFALSPTDREEEVLAPSSPPGESGLLLPTEADSGLLREEEEEELNLPISPEEERQSLLPSDNGTDQGPITSHAEGRAWALPSSSRPQRSPKRMGVHHLHRKDSLTQAQEQGNLLN; from the exons ATGACCACCGCGGCCCCTGCTAAGAAACCGTACCGTAAGGCCCCACCTGAGCATCGCGAGCTGCGGCTGGAGGCTCCTGGATCCCGGCTGGAGCAGGAG GAGCCCCTGACTGATGCAGAGAGGATGAA GCTCTTGCAACAGGAGAATGAGGAGCTCCGCCGGCGCCTGGCCTCGGCCACCAGGCGCACTGAGGCCCTGGAGCGTGAGCTGGAGATCGGGCAGGACTGCTTGGAGCTGGAGCTGGGCCAGAGCCGCGAGGAGCTGGACAAATTTAAGGACAAGTTCCGCAG GCTTCAGAACAGCTACACGGCTTCCCAGAGGACCAACCAGGAGCTGGAGGACAAGCTGCACACGCTG GCCTCTCTTAGCCACAGCTGGATCTTTGCA ATCAAGAAGGCTGAGATGGACAGGAAGACGCTGGACTGGGAGATCGTGGAGCTGACCAACAAGCTCCTGGATGCCAAGAACACCATCAACAAGCTGGAGGAGCTCAAC GAGCGGTACCGGCTGGACTGCAACCTGGCGGTACAGCTCCTCAAGTGCAACAAGTCCCACTTCCGCAACCACAAATTCGCCGAT CTGCCCTGTGAGCTTCAGGACATGGTTCGGAAACATCTGCACAGTGGTCAAGAGGCTGCCAGCCCGGGCCCTGCCCCTAGCCTGATGCCAGGGGCCGTGGTACCCACCTCGGTCATTGCCCGGGTGCTAGAGAAGCCGGAGTCTCTACTGCTCAACTCGGCCCAGTCAGGCAGTGCCGGGCGCCCCTTGGCCGAGGATGTCTTTGTGCACGTGGACATGAGTGGGGGGGTGCCGGGTGACCCAGCCAGTCCCCCGGCCCTGGGGAGCCCCACCCTACAACCCAATGGGGAGTGCCGCTCCCTGGGCACTGCTGGGGGCTCCCCAGAGGAGGAGCTGCCCCTGCCAGCCTTTGAGAAGCTgagcccctaccccaccccatccccaccacaCCCGCTGTATCCTGGCCGCAAGGTAATTGAGTTCTCTGAGGATAAGGTGCGAATACCCCGCAACAGTCCCCTGCCCAACTGCACTTACGCCACCCGCCAGGCCATATCCCTGAGCCTggtggaggaaggaggtgagCGGGCCCGCCCCAGCCCAGTGCCCAGCTGTCCTGCCTCAGCCCAGGCCTCACCCCACCACGAGCCCAGCCCTGTCCCCCCAGTGCTCAGTGCCCCGACCAGCTCTGCCAGCTCTGAGGAGGACCTGCTAGCTAGCTGGCAGCGAGCATTTGTGGaccgcgccccgcccccagccgctGTGGCCCAGCGCACAGCCTTTGGACGTGATGCCCTCCCTGACCTGCAGCGCCATTTTGCCCTTAGCCCCACTGACAGAGAAGAGGAGGTTCTGGCACCTTCTTCCCCACCTGGTGAGAGTGGGCTTCTGCTGCCAACCGAAGCTGATTCTGGCCTtctcagggaggaggaggaggaagagctgaACCTGCCCATCAGCCCTGAGGAAGAACGCCAGAGTCTGCTGCCCAGTGACAATGGCACAGATCAGGGGCCCATCACTTCCCATgctgagggcagggcctgggcacTCCCCAGCTCCAGCCGTCCCCAGCGCAGCCCTAAGCGAATGGGGGTGCATCACCTTCACCGCAAGGACAGCCTGACCCAGGCCCAGGAGCAGGGCAACCTGCTCAACTAG
- the TJAP1 gene encoding tight junction-associated protein 1 isoform X2 codes for MTTAAPAKKPYRKAPPEHRELRLEAPGSRLEQEEPLTDAERMKLLQQENEELRRRLASATRRTEALERELEIGQDCLELELGQSREELDKFKDKFRRLQNSYTASQRTNQELEDKLHTLIKKAEMDRKTLDWEIVELTNKLLDAKNTINKLEELNERYRLDCNLAVQLLKCNKSHFRNHKFADLPCELQDMVRKHLHSGQEAASPGPAPSLMPGAVVPTSVIARVLEKPESLLLNSAQSGSAGRPLAEDVFVHVDMSGGVPGDPASPPALGSPTLQPNGECRSLGTAGGSPEEELPLPAFEKLSPYPTPSPPHPLYPGRKVIEFSEDKVRIPRNSPLPNCTYATRQAISLSLVEEGGERARPSPVPSCPASAQASPHHEPSPVPPVLSAPTSSASSEEDLLASWQRAFVDRAPPPAAVAQRTAFGRDALPDLQRHFALSPTDREEEVLAPSSPPGESGLLLPTEADSGLLREEEEEELNLPISPEEERQSLLPSDNGTDQGPITSHAEGRAWALPSSSRPQRSPKRMGVHHLHRKDSLTQAQEQGNLLN; via the exons ATGACCACCGCGGCCCCTGCTAAGAAACCGTACCGTAAGGCCCCACCTGAGCATCGCGAGCTGCGGCTGGAGGCTCCTGGATCCCGGCTGGAGCAGGAG GAGCCCCTGACTGATGCAGAGAGGATGAA GCTCTTGCAACAGGAGAATGAGGAGCTCCGCCGGCGCCTGGCCTCGGCCACCAGGCGCACTGAGGCCCTGGAGCGTGAGCTGGAGATCGGGCAGGACTGCTTGGAGCTGGAGCTGGGCCAGAGCCGCGAGGAGCTGGACAAATTTAAGGACAAGTTCCGCAG GCTTCAGAACAGCTACACGGCTTCCCAGAGGACCAACCAGGAGCTGGAGGACAAGCTGCACACGCTG ATCAAGAAGGCTGAGATGGACAGGAAGACGCTGGACTGGGAGATCGTGGAGCTGACCAACAAGCTCCTGGATGCCAAGAACACCATCAACAAGCTGGAGGAGCTCAAC GAGCGGTACCGGCTGGACTGCAACCTGGCGGTACAGCTCCTCAAGTGCAACAAGTCCCACTTCCGCAACCACAAATTCGCCGAT CTGCCCTGTGAGCTTCAGGACATGGTTCGGAAACATCTGCACAGTGGTCAAGAGGCTGCCAGCCCGGGCCCTGCCCCTAGCCTGATGCCAGGGGCCGTGGTACCCACCTCGGTCATTGCCCGGGTGCTAGAGAAGCCGGAGTCTCTACTGCTCAACTCGGCCCAGTCAGGCAGTGCCGGGCGCCCCTTGGCCGAGGATGTCTTTGTGCACGTGGACATGAGTGGGGGGGTGCCGGGTGACCCAGCCAGTCCCCCGGCCCTGGGGAGCCCCACCCTACAACCCAATGGGGAGTGCCGCTCCCTGGGCACTGCTGGGGGCTCCCCAGAGGAGGAGCTGCCCCTGCCAGCCTTTGAGAAGCTgagcccctaccccaccccatccccaccacaCCCGCTGTATCCTGGCCGCAAGGTAATTGAGTTCTCTGAGGATAAGGTGCGAATACCCCGCAACAGTCCCCTGCCCAACTGCACTTACGCCACCCGCCAGGCCATATCCCTGAGCCTggtggaggaaggaggtgagCGGGCCCGCCCCAGCCCAGTGCCCAGCTGTCCTGCCTCAGCCCAGGCCTCACCCCACCACGAGCCCAGCCCTGTCCCCCCAGTGCTCAGTGCCCCGACCAGCTCTGCCAGCTCTGAGGAGGACCTGCTAGCTAGCTGGCAGCGAGCATTTGTGGaccgcgccccgcccccagccgctGTGGCCCAGCGCACAGCCTTTGGACGTGATGCCCTCCCTGACCTGCAGCGCCATTTTGCCCTTAGCCCCACTGACAGAGAAGAGGAGGTTCTGGCACCTTCTTCCCCACCTGGTGAGAGTGGGCTTCTGCTGCCAACCGAAGCTGATTCTGGCCTtctcagggaggaggaggaggaagagctgaACCTGCCCATCAGCCCTGAGGAAGAACGCCAGAGTCTGCTGCCCAGTGACAATGGCACAGATCAGGGGCCCATCACTTCCCATgctgagggcagggcctgggcacTCCCCAGCTCCAGCCGTCCCCAGCGCAGCCCTAAGCGAATGGGGGTGCATCACCTTCACCGCAAGGACAGCCTGACCCAGGCCCAGGAGCAGGGCAACCTGCTCAACTAG
- the LRRC73 gene encoding leucine-rich repeat-containing protein 73 gives MLPSSIQISGEPLSGAEVRDICRGLRDNAVRLLSLRGCRLCDRDFGRICRALAGATSLAQLNLNLGVVSSPSRIKQLAEALRTNRSIQSLFLHGSPLTDAGLALLNPALALHPALVALDLGDCMLGDEAINLICGLLPPDGAKSGLKELTLSANPGITPKGWSRLAIAVAHSSQVRVLNLDYNPLGDHVAGMLAVAVASSRTLEVLDLEGTGLTNQSAQTLLDMVENYPTALRSLVLAENSISPELQQQICDLLSEGEEEEEVAGGAGDTQERERAREPAAHQRSSSSWICPSDPSSQMVLMTSGLGDSLLAETEM, from the exons ATGCTGCCCAGCTCCATCCAGATTTCGGGGGAACCGCTGTCAGGCGCCGAAGTGCGGGACATTTGCCGCGGCCTGCGCGACAACGCTGTGCGCCTGCTCTCACTGCGCGGCTGCCGCCTCTGCGACCGCGACTTCGGCCGCATCTGCCGGGCCCTGGCCGGGGCCACCTCCCTGGCGCAGCTCAACCTTAACCTAGGCGTCGTGTCCAGTCCCAGCCGCATCAAGCAGCTGGCAGAGGCGCTGCGGACCAACCGCTCCATCCAGTCCCTCTT CCTACATGGGAGTCCCCTGACAGATGCAGGGCTGGCCTTGCTGAACCCAGCCCTGGCCCTCCACCCTGCCCTTGTGGCTTTGGACCTGGGGGACTGCATGCTGGGTGATGAAGCCATCAACCTCATCTGTGGCCTCCTCCCCCCAGATGGAGCCAAGTCAG GCTTGAAGGAGCTAACGCTGAGTGCCAACCCTGGCATCACCCCTAAGGGCTGGAGCCGCCTCGCGATTGCCGTGGCCCACAGCTCCCAGGTCCGCGTCCTCAATCTGGACTACAACCCCCTGG GTGACCACGTAGCAGGGATGCTGGCTGTAGCCGTGGCCTCCAGCCGCACCTTAGAGGTCCTAGACTTGGAGGGCACCGGGCTCACCAACCAGTCAGCTCAG ACCCTGCTGGACATGGTGGAAAATTACCCCACGGCATTGAGGAGCCTGGTGCTGGCTGAGAACAGCATCAGCCCAGAGCTGCAGCAACAGATCTGTGACCTCCtctcagagggagaggaggaggaagaggtggcaGGAGGGGCTGGCGACACCCAGGAACGAGAGCGAGCGCGGGAACCTGCTGCCCACCAGAGGAGCAGCAGCTCCTGGATATGCCCCAGTG ATCCCAGCTCTCAGATGGTGCTCATGACATCAGGACTAGGGGACAGTCTGTTGGCGGAGACCGAGATGTGA
- the YIPF3 gene encoding protein YIPF3, with product MATTAAPAGGARSGAGPEWGGFEENIQGGGSAVIDMENMDDTSGSSFEDMGELHQRLREEEVDADAAAAEEEDGEFLGMKGFKGQLSRQVADQMWQAGKRQASRAFSLYANIDILRPYFDVEPAQVRSRLLESMIPVKMVNFPQKIAGELYGPLMLVFTLVAILLHGMKTSDTIIREGTLMGTAIGTCFGYWLGVSSFIYFLAYLCNAQITMLQMLALLGYGLFGHCIVLFVTYNIHLHALFYLFWLLVGGLSTLRMVAVLVSRTVGPTQRLLLCGTLAALHMLFLLYLHFAYHKVVEGILDTLEGPNIPPMQRVPRDIPAVLPAARVPATVLNATAKAVMVTLQSH from the exons ATGGCAACTACAGCGGCGCCGGCCGGCGGCGCCCGAAGCGGGGCTGGTCCGGAATGGGGAGGGTTCGAAGAAAACATCCAG GGTGGAGGCTCAGCTGTGATTGATATGGAGAACATGGATGATACCTCAGGCTCCAGCTTCGAGGATATGGGGGAGCTGCATCAGCGCCTGCGGGAGGAAGAAGTCGATGCCGATGCAGCTGCTGCCGAAGAGGAGGATGGGGAGTTCCTGGGCATGAAGGGCTTCAAGGGACAGCTGAGCCGGCAGGTGGCCGATCAG ATGTGGCAGGCAGGGAAGAGACAAGCCTCCAGGGCCTTCAGCTTGTACGCCAACATCGACATCCTGAGACCCTACTTTGATGTGGAGCCTGCCCAGGTGCGAAGCAG GCTCCTGGAGTCCATGATCCCTGTCAAGATGGTCAACTTCCCCCAG AAAATCGCAGGTGAGCTCTACGGGCCTCTCATGCTGGTCTTCACGCTGGTTGCCATCCTCCTCCATGGGATGAAGACATCTGACACCATTATC AGGGAGGGCACCCTGATGGGTACAGCCATTGGCACCTGCTTCGGCTACTGGCTGGGTGTCTCGTCTTTCATTTACTTCCTCGCCTACCTGTGCAACGCCCAGATCACCATGCTCCAGATGCTGGCATTGCTG GGCTACGGCCTCTTCGGGCACTGCATTGTCCTGTTCGTCACCTATAACATCCACCTGCATGCCCTCTTCTACCTCTTCTGGTTGCTGGTGGGTGGGCTGTCTACCCTACGAATG GTGGCAGTGTTGGTGTCACGGACTGTGGGCCCCACACAGCGGCTGCTCCTCTGTGGTACCCTGGCCGCCTTACACATGCTCTTCCTGCTCTATCTGCATTTTGCCTACCACAAGGTGGTAGAGG GGATCCTGGACACGCTGGAGGGCCCCAACATCCCGCCTATGCAGAGGGTCCCCAGAGACATCCCAGCCGTACTTCCTGCTGCTAGGGTTCCTGCCACCGTGCTCAATGCCACAGCCAAGGCTGTCATGGTGACCCTGCAGTCACACTGA
- the POLR1C gene encoding DNA-directed RNA polymerases I and III subunit RPAC1 isoform X1, whose product MAAAQAVEEMRTRVVLGEFGVRNVHTTDFPGNYSGYDDAWDQDRFEKNFRVDIVHLDENSLEFDMVGIDAAIANAFRRILLAEVPTMAVEKVLVYNNTSIVQDEILAHRLGLIPIHADPRLFEYRNQGDEEGTEIDTLQFRLQVRCTQNPHAAKDSSDPNELYVNHKVYTRHMTWVPLGNQADLFPEGTIRPVHDDILIAQLRPGQEIDLLMHCVKGIGKDHAKFSPVATASYRLLPDITLLEPVEGEAAEELRQCFSPGVIEVQEVQGKKVARVANPRLDTFSREVFRNEKLKKAVRLARVRDHYIFSVESTGVLPPDVLVSEAIKVLMGKCQRFLDELDAVQMD is encoded by the exons ATGGCGGCTGCCCAGGCTGTGGAAGAAATGCGCACCCGCGTGGTTCTAGGCGAGTTCGGGGTTCGCAAT GTTCATACCACCGACTTTCCTGGTAACTATTCCGGCTATGATGATGCCTGGGACCAAGACCGCTTCGAGAAG AATTTCCGTGTGGATATAGTGCACTTGGATGAAAACTCATTGGAGTTTGACATGGTGGGAATCGATGCAGCCATTGCCAATGCTTTTCGACGCATTTTATTAGCTGAG GTGCCAACCATGGCTGTGGAAAAGGTCCTGGTGTACAACAACACGTCCATTGTCCAGGATGAGATCCTTGCTCATCGCTTGGGGCTCATTCCCATTCATGCTGATCCCCGTCTATTTGAATATCGGAACCaag GAGATGAAGAAGGTACAGAGATAGATACCCTACAGTTTCGGCTTCAGGTCAGGTGCACTCAGAACCCCCATGCTGCTAAAGATTCCTCTGACCCCAATGAACTCTACGTGAACCACAAAG TGTACACCAGGCACATGACGTGGGTGCCCCTCGGGAATCAGGCTGACCTCTTCCCAGAGGGCACAATCAGACCAGTGCATGATGATATTCTCATTGCTCAGCTACGGCCTGGCCAGGAGATCGACCTACTCATGCACTGTGTCAAGGGCATTG GCAAAGATCACGCCAAGTTTTCACCTGTGGCAACAGCCAGTTACAGACTTCTGCCAGACATCACCCTCCTTGAGCCTGTGGAAGGGGAGGCAGCAGAGGAGCTGAGGCAGTGCTTCTCACCTGGTGTTATTGAGGTGCAGGAAGTCCAAG GTAAAAAGGTGGCCAGGGTTGCCAACCCCCGGCTAGATACCTTCAGCAGGGAAGTGTTCCGGAACGAGAAGCTGAAGAAGGCTGTGCGACTTGCTCGGGTTCGGGACCACTATATCT TCTCTGTCGAGTCAACAGGGGTGTTGCCACCAGATGTGCTAGTGAGTGAAGCCATCAAGGTACTGATGGGGAAGTGCCAGCGGTTCTTGGATGAACTAGATGCGGTTCAGATGGACTGA
- the POLR1C gene encoding DNA-directed RNA polymerases I and III subunit RPAC1 isoform X2, whose amino-acid sequence MAAAQAVEEMRTRVVLGEFGVRNVHTTDFPGNYSGYDDAWDQDRFEKNFRVDIVHLDENSLEFDMVGIDAAIANAFRRILLAEVPTMAVEKVLVYNNTSIVQDEILAHRLGLIPIHADPRLFEYRNQVYTRHMTWVPLGNQADLFPEGTIRPVHDDILIAQLRPGQEIDLLMHCVKGIGKDHAKFSPVATASYRLLPDITLLEPVEGEAAEELRQCFSPGVIEVQEVQGKKVARVANPRLDTFSREVFRNEKLKKAVRLARVRDHYIFSVESTGVLPPDVLVSEAIKVLMGKCQRFLDELDAVQMD is encoded by the exons ATGGCGGCTGCCCAGGCTGTGGAAGAAATGCGCACCCGCGTGGTTCTAGGCGAGTTCGGGGTTCGCAAT GTTCATACCACCGACTTTCCTGGTAACTATTCCGGCTATGATGATGCCTGGGACCAAGACCGCTTCGAGAAG AATTTCCGTGTGGATATAGTGCACTTGGATGAAAACTCATTGGAGTTTGACATGGTGGGAATCGATGCAGCCATTGCCAATGCTTTTCGACGCATTTTATTAGCTGAG GTGCCAACCATGGCTGTGGAAAAGGTCCTGGTGTACAACAACACGTCCATTGTCCAGGATGAGATCCTTGCTCATCGCTTGGGGCTCATTCCCATTCATGCTGATCCCCGTCTATTTGAATATCGGAACCaag TGTACACCAGGCACATGACGTGGGTGCCCCTCGGGAATCAGGCTGACCTCTTCCCAGAGGGCACAATCAGACCAGTGCATGATGATATTCTCATTGCTCAGCTACGGCCTGGCCAGGAGATCGACCTACTCATGCACTGTGTCAAGGGCATTG GCAAAGATCACGCCAAGTTTTCACCTGTGGCAACAGCCAGTTACAGACTTCTGCCAGACATCACCCTCCTTGAGCCTGTGGAAGGGGAGGCAGCAGAGGAGCTGAGGCAGTGCTTCTCACCTGGTGTTATTGAGGTGCAGGAAGTCCAAG GTAAAAAGGTGGCCAGGGTTGCCAACCCCCGGCTAGATACCTTCAGCAGGGAAGTGTTCCGGAACGAGAAGCTGAAGAAGGCTGTGCGACTTGCTCGGGTTCGGGACCACTATATCT TCTCTGTCGAGTCAACAGGGGTGTTGCCACCAGATGTGCTAGTGAGTGAAGCCATCAAGGTACTGATGGGGAAGTGCCAGCGGTTCTTGGATGAACTAGATGCGGTTCAGATGGACTGA